AATTTATTCAAACTAAATTAGCCAGTAGTGATCGTAATACTTGGTTAGCACTTATGTATGGTGAAAAACCAAACGATTGGCATCAAGCAATTACTGAAATTGAAAGGTTTCGTTATAGTATTAATGCCTTTACCCGTATGCGATTTTGTTTTACTGATGGGACTCTAGAGTTTGAACAGAAAGACTCTCCTGAAAATATCACGCTTACTAACATAGTCCCTTGGTATGAACTATCTCAAACTATCAATAATACAAGTTGGGTGTTTGGCCACTGGGCTTCGCTTATGGGTAAAAGTTCGCATCCTAATATTTATCCCTTAGATACTGGCTGTGTTTGGGGTAATCAATTGACCATGCTTCGCTGGCATGATAAAAAATACTTTATACAAAGCTCTGAACTGAGTGATTAACAATAACTATTTCTCACTGAGTATAATAAAAAGTTATTGGCAATTAAGTATTTCCAAATACCTGCCGATACAAACATAGCTTGATATATCAAAACTAACTAACGTATTAACAAGGCAAGTAGCCTTTCAATTGGGTGGATTCAATGAATTTAACTGTAGCTGTAAAAATAATTGGTGGCTTTGCCATCATCTCAACTTTACTGATAGTCATTAGTACCATATCGTTATCTAATTTAAGCACCATCAGCGAGTCGACTCAGCAGCAGAACACATTAGCTATTCCAACACTCAAAGCCAGTAATAAACTTGCTATTGAGATCAGTCAGATGAGTAACTTAACCTTGAAAGGTTATTACCAAGAGGATCATGCTCTATTAGCCGGTAACCTTAATAATTATAAAAAGATAGAAACAGTATTCGCGCAGCAATTATCAGAATTAAAACAAATTGTCGCCTCTGAACAAGATTTATTGACGAACTTGACTCAAGTAGACCAGCTATATTCGAATTTTAATAATGCGAGTATTGAATTGTTTAACAATCGTAAAATTTCTATTGAACAAAAGCAGCTATTGACTGAGAAGATTGATATTTTAGAAGAAAAAGCCGATAACACTATTATGTTACTGCTAGATTTGGCTGACCATGAACTCGCAGATACCAAGCTTCAGCGGGCAATTAATTTAAGTGACTACTTCGAGAATCAGTTGAACTCGATTGTTTCTTCCGCTCTAGAGTATCGTGATATCTTGAATGAAAGCACAGCAGAGTTTATTGGTAGTGAGCTTACACGTAGTATTAGTGATGCAAGACAATCAGTTGATAATATTACCTTTGAATTAAATAGCCATGAAATTAAAGACATCTCAGAACAAGTGACCTTAGCGTTCAATGAAATAGAAAGTCTTTTATCACAAGAAAATGGCATCATAGCCCACAAAAACAAGCAGTTAAAATCTAATCGACAAGCTTCTCTTATGCTCTCACAGGAAGAAAAGGTAGCTAAGCAAGTAAATAGAATATTAGATAAGCAACTTGAACTAGCTAACCAAACAACGATAACTTCCAGTCAACTAATCGAAGACTCAGTAAGCAATGGCACAACTCATACAACCATTATTATGCTCATATCAATTGCTGTTGCGCTCATAATTGCTCGAATTACACTTATTGGTATTACACGTCCGTTAGCACGAGTTAATGAAATGCTAAGTATTGTGGCCTCTGGTGATCTTTCGTTGAAACTAGATGAAAGTGGTAAAGATGAATTCGCTCAGTTATCAAAAAATTGTAATTTATTAATCGATAGTTTACGTAACCTGATTGAAAGTATAGTCAATCGCTCAGCGCAGTTAGCTGCTGCTGCAGAACAAACCTCAGCAGTTACTGCACAAAGTAC
The DNA window shown above is from Colwellia psychrerythraea 34H and carries:
- a CDS encoding methyl-accepting chemotaxis protein, coding for MNLTVAVKIIGGFAIISTLLIVISTISLSNLSTISESTQQQNTLAIPTLKASNKLAIEISQMSNLTLKGYYQEDHALLAGNLNNYKKIETVFAQQLSELKQIVASEQDLLTNLTQVDQLYSNFNNASIELFNNRKISIEQKQLLTEKIDILEEKADNTIMLLLDLADHELADTKLQRAINLSDYFENQLNSIVSSALEYRDILNESTAEFIGSELTRSISDARQSVDNITFELNSHEIKDISEQVTLAFNEIESLLSQENGIIAHKNKQLKSNRQASLMLSQEEKVAKQVNRILDKQLELANQTTITSSQLIEDSVSNGTTHTTIIMLISIAVALIIARITLIGITRPLARVNEMLSIVASGDLSLKLDESGKDEFAQLSKNCNLLIDSLRNLIESIVNRSAQLAAAAEQTSAVTAQSTTAIEEQRNQVEQAASATTEMSSTSQSVLSSANDALSEIKHADEEAERVKGISARNRQTIEMLANEVESASQVINQLQQDSASIGGILDVIRGIAEQTNLLALNAAIEAARAGEQGRGFAVVADEVRTLASRTQESTSEIQTMIEALQTGAGKAVTVMDAGKSKASDCVNQSEEADQALETITHAVHEAFDRSSQIATAAEEQSVVAHEISENLESIVTIAEQTTAGSQQTAASSSEVARLAEELQQSVQKFKL